From a region of the Oncorhynchus gorbuscha isolate QuinsamMale2020 ecotype Even-year unplaced genomic scaffold, OgorEven_v1.0 Un_scaffold_717, whole genome shotgun sequence genome:
- the LOC124019912 gene encoding lipopolysaccharide-induced tumor necrosis factor-alpha factor homolog isoform X1 — MANVQVPVGMSYCTLVAIGAFGDSPVQMTCPTCHQTVVTKVDFSSGVLTYLFCGGLFFCGFVLGCCLIPFCFDRLKDAKHTCPSCKTLLGVYKRL; from the exons ATGGCCAACGTCCAGGTGCCTGTTGGTATGTCCTACTGTACTTTGG tGGCCATCGGTGCGTTTGGGGACAGTCCTGTCCAGATGACCTGTCCTACCTGTCACCAGACAGTGGTCACTAAGGTTGACTTCTCCTCTGGTGTCCTCACCTATCTCTTCTGTGGAGGACTCTTCTTCTGTGG gttTGTTCTGGGTTGCTGTCTCATCCCGTTCTGTTTCGACAGGCTCAAAGACGCCAAGCACACGTGTCCCTCCTGCAAGACCCTCCTGGGGGTTTATAAGCGCTTATAA
- the LOC124019912 gene encoding lipopolysaccharide-induced tumor necrosis factor-alpha factor homolog isoform X2, translating to MANVQVPVVAIGAFGDSPVQMTCPTCHQTVVTKVDFSSGVLTYLFCGGLFFCGFVLGCCLIPFCFDRLKDAKHTCPSCKTLLGVYKRL from the exons ATGGCCAACGTCCAGGTGCCTGTTG tGGCCATCGGTGCGTTTGGGGACAGTCCTGTCCAGATGACCTGTCCTACCTGTCACCAGACAGTGGTCACTAAGGTTGACTTCTCCTCTGGTGTCCTCACCTATCTCTTCTGTGGAGGACTCTTCTTCTGTGG gttTGTTCTGGGTTGCTGTCTCATCCCGTTCTGTTTCGACAGGCTCAAAGACGCCAAGCACACGTGTCCCTCCTGCAAGACCCTCCTGGGGGTTTATAAGCGCTTATAA